A window from Poecile atricapillus isolate bPoeAtr1 chromosome 39, bPoeAtr1.hap1, whole genome shotgun sequence encodes these proteins:
- the CRB3 gene encoding LOW QUALITY PROTEIN: protein crumbs homolog 3 (The sequence of the model RefSeq protein was modified relative to this genomic sequence to represent the inferred CDS: deleted 1 base in 1 codon) yields MAGAPQLALALALPCLALAQTSPSVTSNDSSNGTTPHGGGGGLSPAGVVALSVVFGGLGALGLVGLLLAAALRLREKRRTEGSYRPSREELGGGAGEPPRDPPPLRLPPEERLI; encoded by the exons atGGCCGGAGCCCCTCAGctggccctggccctggccctgccctgcctcgCCCTGGCCCAGA cctctcccagtgTGACCAGTAACGACTCCAGTAACGGGACCACCCCCCACGGCGGCGGGGGGGGGCTCTCG CCCGCGGGGGTGGTGGCGCTCTCGGTGGtctttgggggtctgggggctttggggctcgtggggctgctgctggcggcGGCGCTGAGGCTGCGCGAGAAGCGCCGCACCGAGGGCTCCTACAGACCCAGCCGCGAGGAGCTGGGGGGGGGC GCCGGGgagcccccccgggacccccccccgctGCGCCTGCCCCCCGAGGAGAGGCTGatctga